The Thermococcus eurythermalis genomic sequence CCTCATACTCTGCTTTTATTTTCATACCCCGTTCGTAGAGTTTTAGAACATTGTTGTGCAACCGGTCTGCCTGTTTTCTAATCTGATTTGCCCGGCTTAAATAGCTCCGTCTCTCAGAAGCTGTTTCTGCCCATTGGGCGCGTGATTCATACTCTTCTGCTTCGGATTGATAATTCTTAATTTGGGCTGAGAGGGCCTGGATCTGATTGTTGATAGATATTAACATCTGTTTTTGTTTTTCTATTTCATGGTTTAATTTCTTAATCTGGTCTTCTTTTCGCATTATTTTCCGTTTGTAGTCCCTTTCTGTTCTCTCTATACGCCGCTGGGTCTCTTCCCTGGCGGTTCTGATCTCTCTGTTCATCTCAAGGACGTACTCTGAAATTTTGCTCCGGAGTTTTTCTTCAGTGGCATCAATGTGTCTCTGAAAGATTGCTATCAACGATGTGGTCGGGTACTTCGAATGCAACCTTATGTGATATTTATGATTCACATACGCGTACCCGTATTTTTCGAGCTCCTCTTTTGTGGGCTTTGCATTAATGTTAACACCGCCAAGAAGGTTCTTTTTCAGAAGTTTTCGTATCTCTGAGAAGTACTTCTCTATTCCCTCCAGCATAGCTTGTAGCCCGCTGACAAACAAACTGGTGCTCCTGTTCACGCTCCTTTCAATGTCATCAAGAATCCCAATCTCGGTCTCCGCCCGGGTATCGAGGTTCTCAAGTGTTTTGACAACAGAAATGCCCTCCTTAATCTGCTCCGTCTCAAAAGGCAAACTCCTCGAGGGTCTGTCGTTGACGAAGACGGGGCCAAATGCAACGAGGAGGGGCTCCATAACGTTACTACTGACTGCAACCACATTAAAATTCAGCGCAGATTTTGGAGTTAGGGAATTTTTAATCTCGTTAAGTTTGTTTTGAAAGTCTATCTCGGCGTCTAGGGACTCGTGAGTGGTGGGTAGTTGCCGGGAAATCTCGAAGGCAGTTTGAATATTAGCATCATAAAATGTCAGAGCTTGCGTTATCACTCCCGGAACGTTTTTTTCGGAGAAGTATGGTGGTACTATGGCCAAGCTGTCTCCCTTGTACGGAACCAGCAAAGTTGGAATGTGGACTTTTGAGAAGAGTTTTATTGGATGTGGCCTTATCGTCAATTGGGCCAACACTGCGGTTCCTATTCCAGCCCCCACTAGGCCCACACCCAACATGGGGTTGGCCGTTTGCAAGAGCGCGATAAGTCCCACACCTGCTGTGGTTATTCCAGCTAACGTTGCTAATTTTTTCTTTTTCAACGAGCTTTCCGCGGATATCCTGTATGCTTCAACGGTTAAAAGGGCCTTTTCTTCCTCTTCGTCTAGTGGAAAGTCATCAATAAAAACACTGGATTTAAGGGTTAGATGGTGTAATTCTTCTCCCATTTTGCCCCCTCCCGTTGCAGAATCTAATTAACAAACCTGCTTGAGGATAAATAAATTTTATCCTTTGTTTCTCCTAACGTTTTACAAATTTCTTAATTGTATGTACCGTATTGCCCAGCTGAGAAGAATACAATTATGGAACTCCAACCGGGGGCTACTTCTGAAAAGTACAACCTACTGTATCTTCCAAAAGAGGCATTTACCATTTTTAAGGCGCTGATAGGAGGCACCCTTAACCAAACGAAAATAATTTATTCCATAACCTCACTGCTCATATGTAGCGCAATTGTACCACAAAAATATTCAGCGTAATCGGGGGTATCACATGTCCACTGTGTGGGACACAAAAATTCAGTGAGGATTGTAGAGAGACTTAACATCTCTCCATATTGGAGAAAACTTTAAATAAGATAGACGACTAATCCCCGGCAGTGGTACGTATGGGATATATAATCTTTGTCACGTATGATAATGATGCGGAGAGAAAAAGGATAGACTATCTTCTTGATAAGTGGTCCTCCCAGGCCACCCTGAAAAAGCCCCGGGGAACAGTATTCTACATCGAAACGGATAATACCCGGGATTTTCTGGAGGAGCTGTTCTCAAGGCTTGAGGGCAATGCAGAGGAGAAAGTGGAAGTTTATTATGCAAAGAAAGTCGAGAGTAACGTCAAGGCAAGGAGGAGGGTTCTTGAATACACTATAAACGAGGAGAAGAAAGTTGTTGAGAAATTCATTGACTATCTGCTATCTAAGATAAACTCCAGTTATTCCCATTCGGAAGACGACACCAAAATATACAACGTGTACACTAGGAAGGGCAGGGCCACGATAAGGGCCACCATTCATGGAGACAGGAGAACCAGGACAAGTTTGGAGATTGAGGGTTACGGTGATGTGGTAGATTTTCTAGCTGAACGGATAGACGAAGAGCTTAAACTGTTTGCAGGTGGTGGAGATGGGAATATTTGAGGAAGGAAAAACTGACTGTGTTAAGGAACTGCTCCGCCCCGCAGAGAGTGTCCTGAACGAAGGCCTTGACATTGCAGTGGAAGATTTCAGGATGAGAGAAAAACTCTGGCAGTCAATAGAAGAGAACTACTACCGCTACCGCAGGGGGGATTGCGGCACCTTCCTGAAAGACCTGGACGTTCACTTTAGAAGCAAGTTCGAGGGGGCTCTAGCTATACTTGCTTGGAGCTTCTGGCAGAACGGAGAGACTTATCCACCCGCCACCAGAAGGTACAGCAACAGGGAGCTTACGGCCATTGAGCGGATTCTGCGCTACAACGTCTTTGAGCTG encodes the following:
- a CDS encoding coiled-coil domain-containing protein, with translation MGEELHHLTLKSSVFIDDFPLDEEEEKALLTVEAYRISAESSLKKKKLATLAGITTAGVGLIALLQTANPMLGVGLVGAGIGTAVLAQLTIRPHPIKLFSKVHIPTLLVPYKGDSLAIVPPYFSEKNVPGVITQALTFYDANIQTAFEISRQLPTTHESLDAEIDFQNKLNEIKNSLTPKSALNFNVVAVSSNVMEPLLVAFGPVFVNDRPSRSLPFETEQIKEGISVVKTLENLDTRAETEIGILDDIERSVNRSTSLFVSGLQAMLEGIEKYFSEIRKLLKKNLLGGVNINAKPTKEELEKYGYAYVNHKYHIRLHSKYPTTSLIAIFQRHIDATEEKLRSKISEYVLEMNREIRTAREETQRRIERTERDYKRKIMRKEDQIKKLNHEIEKQKQMLISINNQIQALSAQIKNYQSEAEEYESRAQWAETASERRSYLSRANQIRKQADRLHNNVLKLYERGMKIKAEYEANIERLEELKMEKEELENEMETEIRRLKLEGDQKVREIQEYYTKQIQRVREDLDRFINIRDEHLSIIDAFYETVIESELNYQKAPIENRLKALQDAYSSVLDAINALRNRHTAFLNTIRGLALNLQVNKPTVVYIPVWAIVSEKGEEKLIPPSIVNRGKRNELLSPHPALDPAFKDIVTALRLDILIEAEGDNPTKAIREGLKNLDKLVERGLLTEKDVAKIRKVLGG